GCGGGGCGTGAACATCATCTCCGTGCTGGTCCGGAAGATTGGACCGAAACGGGCGGCCATTACGGTACGGGCGGACCTGACCAATGCCATGGATATCATCCAGACCATCCGGGATGCCGGGTTCGTGATCACCGACATTTCTACGTTGAAAGTAGATGATGCCCATGAAGAATGATATCGAATACAAAGTCGGCGACATTGTGCGGATGAAGAAAGCCCATCCCTGCGGTTCCTATGAATGGGACGTGCTGCGGGTAGGCATGGACTTCGGCATCAAATGCCGGGGCTGCGGCCATTACGTATTGCTGCCCCGGGCCAAGTTCGAAAAAGCGGTACGGGAGGTACTGGTGCATAAAGAGGATTGACCGGAACGCAAGAAGGACTGCTGTCCATCAGCAGTCCTTTTTTATGGTATAATGGT
This genomic interval from Acidaminococcus timonensis contains the following:
- a CDS encoding DUF951 domain-containing protein, translating into MKNDIEYKVGDIVRMKKAHPCGSYEWDVLRVGMDFGIKCRGCGHYVLLPRAKFEKAVREVLVHKED